Proteins co-encoded in one Spirosoma endbachense genomic window:
- a CDS encoding two-component regulator propeller domain-containing protein: MRCFLFGLFLMTLSGPLCAQMPGLRLEHLTTRDGMPSNDVWCLTKDRQGFLWIGTGRSICRYDGYTFRTVSDATLGYSSGISADSAGSIYASISTKGLCRINPGTLAVQTILANNYNDKDLTNNMHERVFVDSFNQVWVCDYTAVKRYDPARRKRRVYALSSVENRHQDATFFEDRQHRLWVISEIGLYAYDRQTDRLTCVLGQEAHQPARRKPVRLEIASQDAQGTIWIGAYDGGILRFQPDDLSYVFLPGGFENQHVICVQESVDENGRKLLLVGTEKGISLFYPEKNEVYHLPDFYNKGIHVRAMYDDKDNGILWIGTREGVFKYRYRNPGIQTVDIPENAVNLPVEVTSPLQLPNGNYMLGLSHTGALLWQPATNRFGLQTYPVNAYTYRLRWIQNRPVAFTDKGVFAGGATTGKFSVLPAASRLFTATEFRDGLLDRRGRFWLANHTEGLKVVDLTTNGQIRLWPDSVGQQLSQNNYVKAIEEAADGKIWVATCPNGLYYFDESRARFVNINDLPINKGKSLSGMCLNALQRGQNGSMLIATWGGVNKISAEGQILVSFDYERDKLYDTYCTNVCEDKQGTIWFSTNEGIHIANPSTRALKYLTTIEGLRSNYPVGFLKNTADELIVGHINGINVLNLSLLSKTKTVPRLAISSIDIKGKPLDQSLNEPIELHPDNNQLTLNFSTLNFEPPTRNQYKYQLEGFDTTWTRLGSQHTLSLTNLPPNTYRLNLKSGNNAGNWQDHALQLTIHVKPHFTATWWFRILSGLLLAGVIIGLVRWRVNTLAERNQLDLQISELKLRALQSQMNPHFLFNSLNSVQNYLLTDRGIEGVRYLSKFSKLVRRILENSSHQYLRFEQIIETLRMYIEIESFRFNHEFSYSFDIASDDVLLDAMLPPMLLQPYVENAIWHGLMPKEGEKRLFISAYIKQEHIVCIIQDNGVGRRLTPRKEGHISRGQEMTKGIFDSLRRKDSLARLEIIDLFDAENTPVGTRVEMNIPIKKS, from the coding sequence GGATCTATCTATGCCTCCATCTCGACCAAAGGGCTGTGCCGTATCAACCCGGGAACACTGGCCGTTCAGACAATTCTGGCCAATAATTATAACGATAAGGATCTAACCAACAACATGCATGAGCGTGTATTTGTCGATTCCTTCAATCAGGTTTGGGTATGCGATTATACCGCTGTAAAGCGATACGACCCCGCCCGCCGGAAACGTCGGGTATATGCACTTTCGTCGGTAGAAAACAGGCATCAGGATGCTACGTTTTTTGAAGATCGTCAACATCGGCTCTGGGTTATTTCCGAAATCGGGCTTTACGCCTATGACCGCCAGACTGACCGACTTACCTGTGTACTGGGCCAGGAAGCCCACCAGCCAGCGCGTAGAAAACCCGTCCGGCTCGAAATAGCTTCGCAGGATGCGCAGGGAACCATCTGGATTGGTGCCTATGATGGAGGTATCCTTCGTTTTCAACCCGACGATTTATCGTATGTTTTCCTGCCTGGGGGCTTCGAGAATCAACACGTAATCTGTGTGCAGGAGTCTGTCGACGAAAATGGACGGAAACTATTGCTTGTGGGTACAGAAAAAGGAATCAGTTTATTCTATCCCGAAAAAAACGAGGTTTATCACCTGCCCGATTTCTATAATAAAGGCATACATGTCAGAGCAATGTATGATGATAAGGATAATGGGATTCTCTGGATTGGCACTCGCGAAGGGGTATTTAAATACCGATACCGCAATCCTGGTATTCAAACGGTCGACATTCCTGAAAATGCAGTAAACCTACCGGTAGAGGTAACCAGCCCCCTGCAACTCCCCAACGGCAACTATATGCTGGGACTCTCTCACACAGGGGCATTGCTCTGGCAGCCTGCCACAAATCGATTCGGTCTGCAAACTTACCCCGTCAATGCCTATACCTATCGACTGCGATGGATTCAAAACCGTCCAGTGGCTTTTACGGACAAGGGGGTGTTTGCTGGAGGAGCAACAACGGGTAAGTTTTCGGTACTGCCAGCGGCTTCCCGGCTATTTACTGCTACTGAGTTTCGGGATGGACTTCTGGATCGTCGGGGCCGTTTCTGGCTGGCCAATCATACAGAAGGGCTGAAAGTGGTTGACCTTACGACGAATGGTCAGATCAGGCTCTGGCCCGACTCGGTGGGTCAGCAACTTAGTCAAAACAACTACGTTAAAGCCATTGAAGAAGCCGCCGATGGGAAAATCTGGGTGGCTACCTGCCCCAACGGACTCTATTATTTTGATGAAAGCCGGGCCCGGTTCGTTAACATTAATGACCTGCCCATCAATAAGGGAAAGAGTTTGAGCGGAATGTGCCTGAATGCATTGCAACGTGGTCAGAATGGCTCTATGCTGATCGCTACCTGGGGCGGAGTCAATAAAATTTCGGCCGAGGGGCAAATTCTGGTTTCATTCGATTACGAACGGGATAAACTTTACGATACATACTGTACGAATGTTTGTGAAGACAAACAGGGCACCATCTGGTTCAGCACAAACGAGGGCATACACATTGCCAATCCCTCTACGCGAGCCCTGAAGTACCTGACCACCATTGAAGGACTCCGAAGTAATTATCCGGTGGGCTTTCTAAAAAACACGGCCGATGAGCTGATCGTAGGGCACATCAATGGTATAAATGTCCTTAATCTCAGTCTCTTGAGTAAAACCAAAACCGTGCCTCGTCTGGCTATTAGTTCAATTGACATAAAAGGCAAACCGCTCGATCAGTCCCTGAATGAACCCATTGAACTGCACCCCGACAACAATCAATTGACGCTCAATTTCTCGACACTCAATTTTGAGCCGCCCACCAGAAACCAGTACAAATACCAGTTAGAGGGATTCGATACGACCTGGACCCGGCTCGGCAGCCAGCATACATTGTCCTTGACAAATCTCCCACCCAATACGTACCGACTTAATCTTAAAAGTGGTAATAATGCGGGCAACTGGCAGGATCATGCCTTACAACTGACCATTCACGTAAAACCTCATTTTACCGCTACGTGGTGGTTCAGAATCCTGAGTGGGTTGTTGCTGGCTGGAGTCATCATTGGGCTGGTACGCTGGCGGGTAAACACGCTGGCTGAACGCAATCAGCTGGATTTGCAAATCAGCGAGCTAAAACTCAGGGCCCTTCAATCGCAGATGAACCCGCATTTTCTGTTCAATTCACTTAATTCGGTACAAAATTATCTGCTCACCGATCGGGGGATTGAAGGCGTTAGATACCTGTCTAAATTCTCTAAACTTGTTCGACGTATTCTGGAAAACTCAAGCCATCAGTACCTGCGTTTCGAGCAGATCATCGAGACCTTACGGATGTACATTGAAATTGAATCATTCCGGTTTAATCATGAATTCAGTTATTCGTTCGACATTGCCAGCGATGACGTGTTGCTGGACGCCATGCTGCCGCCCATGTTGCTGCAACCCTATGTAGAGAATGCGATCTGGCACGGATTGATGCCAAAAGAGGGCGAGAAACGTCTATTTATCTCTGCTTACATCAAACAGGAACACATCGTTTGTATCATTCAGGATAACGGCGTAGGACGTCGGCTGACTCCGCGCAAAGAGGGCCATATTTCGCGCGGTCAGGAGATGACTAAAGGAATTTTTGATTCACTCCGGCGCAAAGACAGCCTGGCGCGGCTTGAGATTATTGACCTGTTCGATGCAGAGAATACGCCCGTGGGAACCCGTGTAGAAATGAATATTCCCATCAAAAAGTCCTGA
- a CDS encoding PAS domain-containing protein, which yields MLASPILSDDYLLRALLKDSLNGLILYQIVRDETGIPIDFRYQLVNPAAATLLGGSQEELKGRSCREVFPQGEELRHYYKLVAMSGQNMRVDYQLPQDGRWFEVLITGQTQETLLCFFTDITERVQAEQALIKNLTLLQQTEELAGIGSWDYDRSMDCFFWSEGMYRLFGIESGAPVSLQTYSKSTILADQPIAMRFVEQLANGNQPFEEVLRIWRHGEVRSIKIKGVVKADGNEQPAWVLGICWDVS from the coding sequence ATGTTAGCTTCCCCCATTTTATCCGATGATTATTTGCTGCGAGCACTGCTTAAGGACTCGTTGAATGGGCTGATCCTCTACCAGATTGTCCGGGATGAGACCGGTATACCCATTGATTTTCGCTATCAGTTGGTTAACCCGGCAGCAGCTACCCTGCTGGGAGGCAGTCAGGAGGAGTTAAAAGGCAGAAGCTGCCGGGAGGTATTTCCTCAGGGAGAAGAACTTCGGCATTATTACAAACTGGTGGCTATGAGTGGTCAGAACATGCGGGTCGATTACCAGCTACCCCAGGATGGACGATGGTTCGAGGTACTCATCACTGGCCAGACACAGGAAACCCTGCTCTGTTTTTTTACCGACATCACCGAGCGGGTGCAAGCCGAACAGGCATTGATCAAGAACCTCACGCTGCTGCAGCAGACCGAAGAGCTGGCCGGAATTGGCAGTTGGGACTACGATCGGTCAATGGATTGCTTCTTTTGGTCCGAGGGCATGTATCGGCTGTTTGGCATCGAATCAGGGGCACCTGTTTCCCTTCAAACGTATAGTAAATCTACTATCCTGGCCGACCAGCCTATAGCCATGCGATTCGTTGAGCAGTTGGCAAATGGCAACCAGCCTTTTGAAGAAGTACTTCGCATCTGGCGGCATGGCGAGGTCCGTAGCATCAAAATTAAAGGTGTTGTTAAGGCAGACGGGAACGAACAGCCTGCCTGGGTGCTTGGTATCTGCTGGGACGTCAGCTAG
- a CDS encoding class I SAM-dependent methyltransferase, protein MNTIIKNDWYKDFFAGLNCLMWERAATSDWTRQEVDFLMATLKVQPGAALLDIPCGFGRHTLELAKRGFYLTGIDISAEYVHKLRAEVAAQHLTVTVIHGDLLTAEISSGFDGAYCMGNSFGYVDEAGMQLFVQKVAGALKPGAHFVLNSGLVAESILPNFPLTKHYVLGDLQMDIRNTYVVGDSCMATELTYSQADRVEKQYFKHYVYTLSSIKRLLARYGLETVAVYNSTEQLPYELGDAQLYLVAQKS, encoded by the coding sequence ATGAACACCATAATCAAAAATGACTGGTACAAGGATTTTTTTGCGGGCCTCAACTGCCTGATGTGGGAGCGGGCAGCCACCAGTGATTGGACCCGGCAGGAAGTTGATTTTCTAATGGCAACCCTGAAAGTGCAACCTGGGGCTGCACTGCTGGATATTCCGTGTGGTTTTGGTCGGCATACCCTGGAACTGGCCAAACGGGGATTCTACCTGACAGGCATCGATATATCGGCCGAATATGTCCACAAATTGCGGGCGGAGGTAGCGGCTCAACACCTGACCGTGACTGTAATCCATGGCGATCTTCTGACCGCTGAAATCAGCTCTGGCTTCGACGGAGCCTACTGCATGGGTAATAGTTTTGGTTATGTCGATGAGGCAGGCATGCAGTTGTTTGTTCAAAAAGTAGCCGGAGCCTTAAAGCCAGGGGCTCACTTTGTGCTCAATTCAGGTTTAGTGGCCGAAAGTATTTTACCCAACTTTCCCCTCACCAAACACTATGTACTGGGCGATTTGCAGATGGATATACGCAATACGTATGTGGTCGGCGATAGCTGCATGGCCACCGAACTCACCTACTCACAGGCCGACCGAGTTGAAAAGCAGTACTTCAAACACTATGTCTATACGCTCTCATCCATCAAGAGACTACTTGCCCGCTATGGCCTGGAAACAGTGGCAGTCTATAACTCTACTGAGCAACTTCCTTATGAGCTGGGCGATGCGCAATTGTATTTAGTGGCTCAGAAAAGTTAG
- a CDS encoding SPFH domain-containing protein, whose product MRKTIISIVSALGLLLLVSQFVISCTTIDASHEGIKVSKIGSDRGASDIENVTGWVFYNPLTSFIEQYPTFTQTKDYDPFTVSAKGGTLFKIDPTLNYHLVKGQGASVYRKYRKELPDIENNILRTIVYNSYRDVANTFTPDSLVNNRVSFEDQVEAKLQKALVNDGFAFENITSNLTPPESLQAMIDAKNTAVQNALRLNNQVAAEKASAEIAVTKASGIARAKIIEAEAEARANELKQKTLTPMLIQQQWIAKWNGSLPTTQLGSSSTMIQMPIK is encoded by the coding sequence ATGCGAAAAACTATAATTTCAATTGTTTCAGCCCTTGGGCTTCTGCTTTTGGTCAGTCAGTTTGTTATTTCCTGTACAACAATCGATGCTAGCCATGAAGGTATCAAGGTCAGCAAAATTGGCTCCGACCGGGGAGCCTCCGACATTGAGAACGTGACAGGTTGGGTTTTCTATAATCCATTGACTTCCTTTATTGAGCAATATCCTACCTTCACCCAGACCAAGGATTATGATCCCTTTACGGTAAGTGCCAAAGGAGGTACGCTATTTAAGATCGACCCCACGCTGAACTATCACCTGGTAAAAGGACAGGGCGCTTCCGTTTATCGCAAGTATCGAAAGGAATTGCCCGACATCGAGAATAACATCCTGCGTACTATTGTTTACAATTCGTATCGGGACGTTGCGAACACCTTTACGCCTGATTCTCTGGTTAATAACCGGGTTAGTTTTGAAGATCAGGTAGAAGCTAAATTGCAGAAAGCACTGGTCAATGATGGCTTTGCCTTTGAGAATATTACCTCCAATCTAACCCCGCCCGAATCGCTGCAGGCCATGATTGATGCCAAGAATACGGCTGTGCAGAATGCACTCCGACTCAACAATCAGGTAGCTGCCGAAAAAGCATCGGCTGAAATTGCCGTGACCAAAGCGAGCGGTATTGCCCGCGCCAAAATCATTGAAGCCGAAGCCGAAGCCCGAGCCAATGAGCTGAAACAAAAGACGTTAACGCCCATGCTGATTCAGCAGCAGTGGATTGCCAAATGGAACGGTAGCTTACCAACCACACAACTTGGCAGTAGTTCAACGATGATACAAATGCCGATCAAATAA
- a CDS encoding Gfo/Idh/MocA family protein, whose translation MDRRKFIKHTAVATASTTILNFPIYGKNAPSNKVVVAVMGVNSRGSYHARSFSKLPNVEVAYLCDVEDKAIKNGLDAVKDASRKPTIIKDIRELVTKKDFDALLIAAPDHWHAPAALMGVANGKHVYVEKPCSQNPYESEMLIQARDRYGKLIQVGSQRRSFPTLIEAVKEVRGGAIGNPYFAKSWYTNSRKSIGVGKKIAVPSTLDFNLWQGPAPRQDYRDNLVHYNWHWFWNWGTGEACNNGNHEIDCCRWFLGVDFPSKVTSSGGRYAFKDDWQTPDTQVATFEFDNGKAITWEGRSCSSFPIDGSGRGFIIYGDKGTLVNKGGGDYQIFDEKNKLVKEIKPDTVLDPNNTVSATGDLELTHFTNFVETIRENTKLTAPIEEGHKSVLLCHLANIAQRTGSTLHCDTTNGHIKDNKAATQLWKREYEKGWEMKV comes from the coding sequence ATGGATCGTCGGAAATTTATTAAGCATACCGCTGTGGCTACCGCGAGCACGACCATTTTGAACTTTCCTATTTATGGCAAAAATGCGCCCAGTAATAAGGTCGTTGTGGCCGTAATGGGTGTCAACAGTCGCGGTTCGTACCATGCCAGGTCGTTTTCCAAACTGCCTAATGTGGAGGTGGCCTACCTCTGCGATGTGGAAGATAAGGCCATTAAAAATGGGTTGGATGCGGTGAAAGATGCCAGCCGCAAACCCACCATCATAAAGGACATCCGCGAGCTGGTGACCAAAAAAGACTTCGACGCACTGCTCATTGCTGCTCCTGATCACTGGCACGCTCCGGCAGCGCTGATGGGCGTAGCCAATGGCAAACACGTGTATGTCGAAAAGCCCTGTAGTCAGAATCCGTACGAGAGTGAAATGCTCATTCAGGCTCGTGACAGGTACGGCAAACTGATCCAGGTGGGTAGCCAGCGCCGGTCGTTTCCAACCCTGATCGAAGCGGTGAAAGAAGTGCGGGGCGGGGCCATTGGCAATCCCTATTTTGCCAAGTCCTGGTACACCAACTCCCGCAAATCGATTGGCGTAGGCAAGAAAATTGCCGTACCGAGCACCCTGGATTTTAACCTCTGGCAAGGCCCGGCACCCCGTCAGGACTACCGGGATAATCTGGTTCATTATAATTGGCACTGGTTCTGGAACTGGGGTACCGGTGAAGCCTGCAACAACGGTAATCACGAAATCGATTGTTGCCGCTGGTTTCTGGGTGTTGATTTTCCCTCGAAAGTTACCTCGTCGGGTGGGCGATATGCCTTCAAAGATGACTGGCAGACGCCAGATACGCAGGTTGCTACGTTTGAGTTTGACAATGGGAAAGCCATTACCTGGGAAGGGCGCAGTTGCAGTTCATTTCCCATCGATGGTAGCGGCCGGGGCTTCATTATTTATGGCGACAAAGGCACGCTCGTGAATAAAGGTGGGGGCGATTACCAGATTTTTGATGAGAAGAACAAGCTTGTCAAAGAGATCAAACCCGACACTGTACTCGACCCCAACAACACCGTTAGCGCAACGGGTGATCTGGAGTTGACGCACTTCACTAACTTCGTGGAAACCATCCGGGAGAATACGAAACTGACGGCTCCGATTGAGGAGGGACATAAAAGCGTATTGCTCTGTCATTTAGCCAACATCGCCCAGCGAACGGGTTCTACCTTGCACTGCGACACCACGAACGGGCACATCAAAGACAATAAAGCAGCCACACAACTCTGGAAACGGGAGTACGAAAAAGGCTGGGAAATGAAGGTGTAA